Proteins from one Deltaproteobacteria bacterium genomic window:
- a CDS encoding amidohydrolase, translating into MARKYRYFSADSHFERLPETWTHRVPAKFRDRAPRRIKLGDGRDAIVEEGQPLEYRGTNLFAGKGPENFNPTRLDFETSVGAGSPEQRLKEQDQDGIDGELLFATEARNSKIKDRDCFLGIIRAFNDYFIEEYCAVDPDRLVGAAVMPDIGAEENVAEMKRCKEKGCKAVRLHTFPSGKGFPTPEDDIFWAAAIDLDMPVTIHTSFPRRTDERDVYLMKYPKDPQGEDRPFDFLQRLARQGIYHCGAVEATQLIFTGVFDRFPKLQIFWAENNIGWIPYFYQQMDQTYKVNCHWAERLLGLPKLKRPPSEYLREHAHWGVFDDPVGIQLRHMVGVDKVMWSTDFPHIVTVWPDSLKLVQEQFAGVPEDEKHAMLAGNAVKFFHLNAA; encoded by the coding sequence ATGGCCCGCAAGTATCGTTATTTCTCAGCAGACAGTCACTTCGAACGTCTACCGGAAACCTGGACGCACCGCGTGCCGGCGAAGTTTCGCGACCGCGCGCCGCGGCGCATCAAATTGGGCGATGGCCGGGACGCCATCGTCGAAGAGGGCCAGCCGCTGGAGTATCGCGGGACGAATTTATTTGCCGGCAAGGGGCCGGAGAATTTTAACCCGACTCGCTTAGATTTCGAGACCTCGGTCGGCGCCGGCTCACCCGAGCAGCGTCTGAAAGAGCAGGATCAAGACGGCATCGACGGCGAATTGTTGTTCGCCACCGAGGCGCGCAACAGCAAGATCAAAGACCGCGACTGCTTTTTGGGCATCATTCGGGCGTTCAACGACTATTTTATTGAAGAGTACTGCGCCGTCGACCCCGACCGCCTCGTCGGCGCCGCCGTGATGCCCGACATCGGCGCTGAGGAAAACGTCGCCGAGATGAAGCGCTGCAAAGAAAAGGGCTGCAAGGCGGTGCGGCTGCACACGTTTCCGAGTGGCAAGGGCTTTCCGACGCCGGAAGACGATATTTTTTGGGCGGCGGCCATCGATCTCGACATGCCGGTGACGATTCACACGTCGTTTCCGCGCCGCACCGACGAGCGCGATGTATATCTCATGAAATATCCCAAGGACCCGCAGGGAGAAGACCGGCCGTTCGATTTTCTCCAGCGCCTGGCGCGCCAGGGGATTTATCACTGCGGCGCGGTGGAGGCGACGCAATTGATCTTTACCGGTGTGTTCGATCGTTTCCCCAAGCTGCAGATTTTTTGGGCGGAAAATAACATCGGCTGGATTCCCTATTTCTACCAGCAGATGGACCAGACCTATAAGGTCAACTGTCACTGGGCGGAAAGATTATTGGGCCTGCCGAAGTTGAAACGGCCGCCGAGCGAGTATTTGCGCGAGCACGCCCACTGGGGCGTCTTCGACGACCCAGTCGGCATTCAGCTGCGCCACATGGTCGGTGTCGACAAAGTCATGTGGTCGACGGACTTTCCGCATATCGTTACCGTCTGGCCGGACTCGCTAAAGCTCGTCCAAGAACAGTTTGCTGGCGTCCCCGAGGATGAGAAGCATGCGATGCTCGCCGGTAACGCCGTGAAGTTTTTTCATTTGAACGCGGCGTAA
- a CDS encoding cupin domain-containing protein has translation MATPANAEEEVKERLAYKSPYETWKESEGLPTYRGLGVKSVFDLELAPWKSSGSGSAAFLNLDGTGGFNDSYVAEIPPGKSFTAHRHLFEETMYILKGRGATSVWIDPNHKQTFEWQEGSYFAIPMNAWHEHHNASGQEAVRYIAMTAAPRVIDTFNNHEFVFDNDFVFKDRFTGEDNYFKQTNATQQWSTNFVSDVRVCQTFSGGFDRGGGAKSTVFRMVGNTMKSHVSLWGVGAYKKAHRHGPGIHVLIIRGHGYSLMWKEGNQMERIDWGPGSVFVPPEMWFHQHFNGAADPVFFLAIGWGSDKPKAGGKAYVYKSVKEGGDQIEYEDEEPMIHSEFEKAMRGAGAKCKMDYHPHCTMK, from the coding sequence ATGGCTACACCGGCAAATGCAGAAGAGGAAGTCAAAGAGCGACTCGCCTATAAATCGCCCTACGAAACTTGGAAAGAGTCCGAAGGCCTGCCGACCTACCGCGGCCTCGGTGTCAAAAGCGTCTTCGATCTAGAGCTGGCGCCGTGGAAATCGAGCGGCAGCGGCTCGGCGGCGTTTTTGAATCTCGACGGCACCGGCGGCTTCAACGATTCGTACGTCGCGGAAATTCCTCCGGGCAAATCTTTCACGGCGCACCGCCATTTGTTCGAAGAGACCATGTACATCTTGAAAGGCCGCGGCGCGACCTCGGTGTGGATCGATCCCAATCACAAGCAGACGTTTGAATGGCAAGAGGGAAGCTACTTTGCGATACCGATGAATGCCTGGCATGAGCACCACAATGCCTCGGGTCAAGAGGCGGTGCGCTACATCGCCATGACCGCCGCGCCGCGGGTCATCGACACGTTCAATAACCACGAGTTTGTCTTTGATAACGACTTTGTCTTCAAAGACCGTTTCACCGGCGAAGACAATTATTTTAAGCAGACCAATGCCACGCAGCAGTGGTCGACCAACTTTGTCTCCGACGTGCGCGTCTGCCAGACTTTTTCCGGCGGTTTCGACCGCGGCGGCGGCGCCAAGAGCACGGTCTTTCGCATGGTCGGTAACACCATGAAATCGCACGTGTCGCTCTGGGGCGTCGGCGCCTACAAGAAGGCCCATCGTCACGGCCCCGGTATCCACGTTCTCATCATTCGCGGCCACGGCTATTCGCTCATGTGGAAAGAAGGCAATCAGATGGAACGCATCGACTGGGGGCCGGGCAGTGTCTTCGTGCCGCCGGAAATGTGGTTCCACCAACATTTTAACGGCGCCGCCGATCCGGTGTTTTTTCTCGCTATCGGCTGGGGCAGCGACAAGCCGAAGGCGGGCGGTAAAGCCTACGTTTACAAAAGCGTCAAAGAGGGCGGCGATCAGATCGAGTATGAAGACGAAGAGCCGATGATCCACTCCGAGTTCGAAAAGGCCATGCGCGGCGCCGGCGCCAAGTGCAAGATGGATTATCATCCGCATTGCACGATGAAGTGA